From the genome of Colletotrichum higginsianum IMI 349063 chromosome 4, whole genome shotgun sequence, one region includes:
- a CDS encoding UMTA methyltransferase — MADSAPKSPTPALTSRSRTASPTREASVGPNTAPSTRPDAPESGPTASEAGPSSPAAGPSSPAAGPSSPAAGPSSTAAGPPATEAGSAALEVDDTASLSETTSNIDDRISTYTASLSSSVVDYPTEYGRRYHAYRAGSYLVPNDESEMDRLDLNHMLVMKTIGRKLFLAPVPQETTHRILDIGTGTGIWAIEAADVFPNAQILGNDLSAIQPSWVPPNVKFEIDDVESRWVNDNKFDFIFSRYMSGSITDWPKLVRNVYNNLEPGGWVEFQDYDVTFYSDDGTLTEDHQTSKWLKLLIEAVHMIGRDPSPGPKLEGWVKDAGFVGVFHDQFKQPIGPWPKHPYYRDIGMTNLIQVLDGLEAFSLKTFCGIHGWTREEVLVLLAHVRKELKSAAFHAYTVIHVVYAQKPYEEEEEEEEEGEDGEEGEEN; from the exons ATGGCGGACTCTGCACCAAAGTCGCCCACaccggccttgacctcgaggtcgaggacagCCTCTCCAACAAGAGAAGCCTCAGTTGGACCCAACACGGCTCCTTCAACCCGCCCTGATGCACCCGAATCCGGTCCTACTGCGTCTGAAGCCGGTCCTTCTTCACCCGCAGCCGGTCCTTCTTCACCCGCAGCCGGTCCCTCTTCACCCGCAGCCGGTCCTTCTTCAACCGCAGCAGGCCCCCCTGCAACCGAAGCCGGTTCTGCTGCGCTTGAAGTCGACGATACAGCCAGT CTCAGCGAGACTACGTCGAACATCGACGACCGCAT TTCCACATACACTGCATCCCTGAGTTCAAGCGTTGTTGACTACCCGACTGAGTATGGTCGCCGTTATCATGCCTATCGCGCCGGAT CTTACCTGGTCCCCAATGATGAG AGCGAAATGGACCGACTTGATCTCAATCACATGTTGGTTATGAAGACAATAGGCAGGAAGCTTTTTCTGGCTCCAGTCCCGCAGGAAACGACCCATCGCATTCTTGACATTGGCACTGGTACTGGCATTT GGGCTATCGAGGCGGCAGACGTCTTCCCCAACGCCCAG ATTCTAGGGAACGATCTCAGTGCCATACAGCCTTCTTG GGTACCGCCAAACGTCAAATTCGAGATTGACGATGTCGAGAGTCGCTGGGTCAACGATAACAAGTTCGACTTCATTTTCAGCCGTTATATGTCTGGCTCTATTACGGACTGGCCAAAACTGGTCAGGAACGTTTATAA CAACCTCGAACCCGGCGGCTGGGTAGAGTTTCAAGACTACGACGTCACTTTTTACTCCGATGACGGCACCCTCACCGAGGATCACCAAACTTCCAAGTGGCTCAAGCTTCTTATCGAGGCTGTTCACATGATTGGCCGCGACCCTAGCCCTGGACCAAAACTAGAAGGATGGGTCAAGGACGCCGGTTTTGTCGGCGTTTTTCATGACCAGTTCAAACAGCCCATCGGACCGTGGCCGAAACACCCGTACTACAGGGACATCGGTATGACGAACCTCATCCAGGTTTTGGACGGGTTGGAGGCGTTCAGCTTGAAGACGTTTTGCGGGATTCACGGATGGACCAGAGAGGAAGTCTTGGTGCTGCTTGCTCATGTACGCAAGGAGTTGAAGTCTGCGGCTTTCCATGCTTATACCGTGAT CCATGTGGTATATGCCCAAAAGCCTtacgaggaggaggaagaggaggaagaggagggagaagacggagaagagggggaggaaaatTGA